From the genome of Novosphingobium sp. P6W:
GTTGGCCAGCGCCGTCGAGCGGTCCCACCAATGCCAAAAACCTTCCTTCAGCGGCCGCCGGTCATCTTCGTAAAAATTCTGCCGAGTCACCTCTATCAGGGAAAGTCATATGCCGACCAGCAAAACTCTATTGAATAGGTAGACAATAATGCGTCTTAACCCCCTCCACGATCGGTTCGATCAACAAGGGGGTTTTCTTGAAGCGGTTTCATTCTCCGGCATTCCCGGCCCAGCGACGCAGCGCCTTTATCGGATCGGCGATGGGCATGGCACTGGCTGCGGCTTATCCGGCGCAAGCAGCAGCTGCCGAGGCAGATACAGCCGACGCCGCCGACATTTCCGAGATCACCGTCACCGCGCGCTACCGCACCGAAAGCGCGCAGGAAGTGCCGATCGCGATCTCCAGCATCTCAAGTCGCCAGCTGGAAGCGCAGGGCGCGACGTCGCTCAAGCAGATCGTCCAGCAGCTGCCCAGCCTCAACATCCAGGGCTTCAGTGGGCGCAACCAGACGATCACCATTCGCGGCTTGGGCACTAATGCCGGCGGCACCAACGATGGGCTGGAGCAGGGCGTCGGCCTTTACGTCGATGGCGTCTATCGCCCGCGCACGGGTTCGGTCATCACCGACCTGATCGACATCGAGAGCATCCAGCTGCTGCGCGGGCCCCAGGGCACGCTGTTCGGCAAGAACACCGTCGCCGGCGCGATCGACATCAAGACGCGCGAGCCCGAATTCAAAACCCAGGCCCGCGCCGAACTGAGCTATGGCAACTACAACCAGCTGCGCGGCTATTTCTCGTACAACGGCGTCGTCAATGACGACCTCGCGTTTCGCGTATCGTACTTGCGCACCCAGCGCGACGGGCTGATCTACAACACCGTCCAGCGCCAGGACTGGGACAACCTCGACAACCACGCCGCCCGCTTCGACCTGCTCTATAAACCTACCGACGCGTTCAAGCTGCGGGTCATCGCCGACTATTCAATCCAGAAGGGCGATGTCGGCTTCACCAGCGTGGCCGGCGTGCTGCCGACAGTGCGTGCCAACGGGTCCGAAGTGCGCGGGTTCTATCGCCGCGCCGCCGATGTCGGCTACGTGCCGGGCACCGTCAACGCCTTCGACCGCAAGACCGACATCGACAGCTCGCAATACGACGAGATGCCGAGTTGGGGCCTGCAGGCGCGCGCGGACTGGGACGTGGGGCCGGTGAACCTCACCTCGATCACCGCCTACCGCAACTGGAAGTGGGTGCCCAATTATGACGGCGACCAGTTCGGCGCCAACATCATCACCAACTCCGTCGTCGCCACCAAGCAGCAGCAGTTCAGTCAGGAACTGCGCGCCGCGTCCAAGGGCGAGCAGACCATCGACTACACCGCCGGCCTGTACTTCTTCTGGCAGGAGGCGGACGACGACACGATCAACCTTTACGGCCGCGATGCGACCACTTGGCTGACCACCGCGAACACACCTACGGCGGCAGTTTCCACCCTGCCCGCATCGGTATTCGACGGCCTGGTGTCCTATGCCCGCGTCGTCCCTGCAACCTATAGCTACGCCGCCTATGGTCAGGCGACGTGGAACATATCGCCCTCGCTGCGGCTCACCGGCGGCCTGCGTTACACTTATGAGCACAAGACCGGCATCTACGACGCCTACGCCACCGGCGACTACGCGCCGCTTTCCAGCTTCGCGCCCGCAATCCAGGCACAGGTCGCGGCCCTGCGTGCGGCTTATGCGCCTGCGGGATCGTACACCGCCTCGAAGAACACCAACAACCTGTCGGGCACGGCCATCGCCGCCTACGACCTGTCGGACGACGTGCACACCTATGCGTCCTATTCGCGCGGGTATAAGTCGCCCGGCATCAACCTGGTGCGCCAGACGCTCGGCGTCGATATCTTCGTCAAGCCCGAGAAGGTCGACAACTACGAACTCGGCATCAAGACCCGCCTGCTGGGCGGCAAGGCGGAATTCAACCTTGCGCTGTTCTGGGCCGATGTCAGCAACTACCAGGCCAACTTCGTCAACTACGCCGTCACCCCGGCGGTGGGCTACATCAGCAACGTCGGCAAGCTGCGCTCACGCGGTGTCGAGGTGGATGCCCGCGCCCAACCGCTCGAAGGCCTGACGCTGGGCGTCGCCGGCACCTACAACGATGCCGAATACGTGTCCTATACCAATGCGCCTTCGCAGTACCTCTATTCCTACCTGCCTTCGCAGGACCTTTCGGGCCAGCGCGCCTCGGGCGCATCGAAGTACGCAGCGACCGGCAACTTCGAATATACGCGCGGCCTTGGCACCGTTGACGCCTATGTCGGCGGCGACATCAGCTATCGCTCCAGCTTCTACGCGGCGGTCAATCTCGACCCGTTCAGCTACGTGCGCGGTTATACGCTGGTCGGCCTGCACGGCGGCGTGCGCGCGCCCGACGACCGCTGGGAAGCGTCGCTGTGGGTCCGCAACCTGTTCAACAAGGACTACTACAACACGCTGTCGGTCAGCGCCTCCAACGGCATCGTCCAGGGGGCCCTTGGCGAGCCGCGCATGTACGGCCTGACGCTCAAGGGACGTCTTTGAACCTTCCACCCACCCCATTCGGCAAAGGAGTTACGATCATGACGAAGCGCACCCTGAAGCTCGGTCTAGTCACCACCGGGGTCGGCGGCCCCGGCCAGCACAACCGCTGGCTGGACCCCAACATTCCCGCCGACGCCAGCGTCGATGTGGACTGGTACATCGAGCAGGTTCGCAAGGCCGAAGCCGCCAAGTTCGACTTCGTGTTCATCGTCGACAGCCAGTACATCACCAAGGATTCGCCGCCGCACTACCTCAACCGGCTTGAGCCGCTGACGCTGCTGTCGGCGCTGGCGGTGGCGACCAGCCACATCGGCCTGGTGGGCACGCTGACGACCTCGTTCAACTCGCCGTTCAATCTGGCGCGCCGCCTCGCCTCGCTCGACCTCATCAGCAAGGGGCGCGCGGGCTGGAACGTCGTCACCAGTGGCGATCCGGGCGCGGCGGGCAACTTCGGCCTCGACGAACATTACGACTACGAGACGCGCTATGGCCGCGCCTTCGAATATCTCGACGTGGTGCAGGGCCTATGGCGCTCCTACGAAGACGACGCGTTCGTGCGCAACCGCGAAACCGGCGTGTTCCTCGACCCCGACAAGCTGCACGCGCTGAACCACAAGGGTAAGTACTTCTCCGTCACCGGCCCGCTCAACCTGCAGCGCTCGCCGCAGGGCCAGCCGGTGATCTTCCAGGCCGGTGACAGCGACCAGGGCCGCAATCTGGGCGCGCAGACCGCCGATGCGATCTTCACCCATGCCGCCTCGATAGAGGCGGGCGCCGCGTTCAAGCAGGACATCGCCCAACGCGCGGTCGCAGCCGGTCGCGGGCCAGACGACGTGCTGATCCTGCCGGGCGTCAGCATCTATGTGGGTGACACCGACGAGGACGCCCGCCGCATCGAGCAGGAAACCCGGCGCGCCGACACCAGCTTCGAACTGGCGCTGGCCGAATTTGGCCGTTCGTTCGGGTGGCACGATTTCCGCCAGTACGACCTCGACGCGCCCTTCCCTGTCGAAGCGCTGGAACACGCACGGCGCAGCTTCTTCACGCAGGCGCAGCGCATCGTCCAGCTCGCCACCGAGGGCGGGCTGACCTTGCGCCAAACGGTTGAGAGCATCGCCGCTTCGTACAAGAGCCCCTTCACCGGCAGCGCGCAAACCGTGGCCGACGAAATCATCCGCTGGTTCGAAGCCGGCGCGCTCGACGGGCTCAACGTCATGCTCGGCCATCCCGACCAGTTCGATCGGTTCGTCAACGAAGTCGTGCCGATCCTGCAGGCGCGCGGCGTCTATCGCAGCGACTACGACGACACCACGCTGCGCGGAAACCTGGGCCTGCCCAAACCGACGAACATCCGCAACGCCGCCGCGCCGTCCGAACCGGCGGGCAGCGAGGAACGGACGCTGGTGAACTCGTGATCCGCAACCGATTGAAGCAATGGACCGTCGTCCTGGCCGCCGCGCTCGCGGTGGCCGGGTGCGGCGGTTCGGGCGGTGACGCCAAGGGCAATGCGCGGGTCCGCTGGGCCTACATGCTGCCGACCTCGTGGGACCCTGTGACCAGCCGTACCGGCGCGGACATCAACCCGGTGAGCATCGCCTATGCCTCGCTCACCCGGCTCGACAAGCAGGGCAACGTCCAGCCGGCGCTAGCGAAAAGCTGGAGCTATTCGCCCGATGGCAGGACGCTGACCTTCGAACTGCGCGAGGGGCTGAAATTCACCGATGGCACCGCGCTTGATGCCGCCGCAGTGAAGGCCTTCTTCGAACGCGGCAAGACGCAGAAGGATTCGTTCCTGCGGCCCGAGATCGAAAGCATCGCCAGCTTCGGGATCGACGGCCCGCGCCGCGTGGTTTTCCACCTCGCTCGGCCCGACTATCAGCTGCCTTATGTCATGGCCGGGCGCGTCGGCGCCATCGCCAGCCCCACCGCCGCCGAGAAGGATCCCGCCAAGCTGGCACTTTGGCCGGTCGGCGCGGGGCCGTTCAAGATGGTGGAGTTCGTGCCGGAATCGCACGCCTACTTCGTCAAGAACCCGGACTACTGGGACGCGGCGAACATCCATATCGAGCGGTTGGAACTGACCACCCTGTCCGATCCTTCGACGCTCGTCGCCTCGCTGATGTCCGGCGCCATCGACGTCGCCCCCATCGCGCCCAAGCGGGTGGAGGAAGCGCGGGCGCGGGGCCTTCAGGTGACGACGGCGCCTTCGCTGATCTCGTCCGACCTGATGATCAACCGCAATAGGGCCCCGTTCAACGATCCGCGCGTGGCCGAGGCGGTCCGCTATGCGATCGACAGGAACGAGCTGGTCAAGACGCTGACGGCGGGCCTGGGCACTCCCTCCAACCAGCCATTCCCGCCGCACTACTTTGCCTTCGATCCCGAGACGAAGGACAAGTGGGGCTACGATCCGGGGCGCGCCAAGGCGCTGCTCGCACAGGCGGGCCATGCGCCCGGCAGCCTGACGGTGGAAATCGTCATCAACCCGATCTCCAGCGAAGGGCTGGCCGAACTTCTGCAGGCGCAGCTTGCGCGCGTGGGGATCAAGTCGAAGCTGCGGATCATCCCGCCCGGTTCTTCCAGCTGGCAGAGCGAAGTCTATATCGCCAAGCGCCCGGCCATCGCCGTGGACGGCACGGTGGGGCGCGAATCGCCGATCCAGAACCTGCTGGCAGTCTACGGCCCGCAAGGGATCATGAACCTGAGCGGGCCTTACTCGGCGCCAGCGTTCCTCAAAGCCATCGATGAAGTGCGCGCCACTCCGATCGACGATCCGCAATACCGCGAACGCCTGCACCGCGCGACCCGCCTGGGCGTGGAACAGGGGCCCAGCGTGTGGCTGTTCAGCACGCCGATCGTGGTCGCCTCGCGCTCGCGGGTGAAGAACCTCAACATCGTG
Proteins encoded in this window:
- a CDS encoding ABC transporter substrate-binding protein; translated protein: MIRNRLKQWTVVLAAALAVAGCGGSGGDAKGNARVRWAYMLPTSWDPVTSRTGADINPVSIAYASLTRLDKQGNVQPALAKSWSYSPDGRTLTFELREGLKFTDGTALDAAAVKAFFERGKTQKDSFLRPEIESIASFGIDGPRRVVFHLARPDYQLPYVMAGRVGAIASPTAAEKDPAKLALWPVGAGPFKMVEFVPESHAYFVKNPDYWDAANIHIERLELTTLSDPSTLVASLMSGAIDVAPIAPKRVEEARARGLQVTTAPSLISSDLMINRNRAPFNDPRVAEAVRYAIDRNELVKTLTAGLGTPSNQPFPPHYFAFDPETKDKWGYDPGRAKALLAQAGHAPGSLTVEIVINPISSEGLAELLQAQLARVGIKSKLRIIPPGSSSWQSEVYIAKRPAIAVDGTVGRESPIQNLLAVYGPQGIMNLSGPYSAPAFLKAIDEVRATPIDDPQYRERLHRATRLGVEQGPSVWLFSTPIVVASRSRVKNLNIVPSQVRWEGVTVE
- a CDS encoding LLM class flavin-dependent oxidoreductase, with the translated sequence MTKRTLKLGLVTTGVGGPGQHNRWLDPNIPADASVDVDWYIEQVRKAEAAKFDFVFIVDSQYITKDSPPHYLNRLEPLTLLSALAVATSHIGLVGTLTTSFNSPFNLARRLASLDLISKGRAGWNVVTSGDPGAAGNFGLDEHYDYETRYGRAFEYLDVVQGLWRSYEDDAFVRNRETGVFLDPDKLHALNHKGKYFSVTGPLNLQRSPQGQPVIFQAGDSDQGRNLGAQTADAIFTHAASIEAGAAFKQDIAQRAVAAGRGPDDVLILPGVSIYVGDTDEDARRIEQETRRADTSFELALAEFGRSFGWHDFRQYDLDAPFPVEALEHARRSFFTQAQRIVQLATEGGLTLRQTVESIAASYKSPFTGSAQTVADEIIRWFEAGALDGLNVMLGHPDQFDRFVNEVVPILQARGVYRSDYDDTTLRGNLGLPKPTNIRNAAAPSEPAGSEERTLVNS
- a CDS encoding TonB-dependent receptor; this translates as MKRFHSPAFPAQRRSAFIGSAMGMALAAAYPAQAAAAEADTADAADISEITVTARYRTESAQEVPIAISSISSRQLEAQGATSLKQIVQQLPSLNIQGFSGRNQTITIRGLGTNAGGTNDGLEQGVGLYVDGVYRPRTGSVITDLIDIESIQLLRGPQGTLFGKNTVAGAIDIKTREPEFKTQARAELSYGNYNQLRGYFSYNGVVNDDLAFRVSYLRTQRDGLIYNTVQRQDWDNLDNHAARFDLLYKPTDAFKLRVIADYSIQKGDVGFTSVAGVLPTVRANGSEVRGFYRRAADVGYVPGTVNAFDRKTDIDSSQYDEMPSWGLQARADWDVGPVNLTSITAYRNWKWVPNYDGDQFGANIITNSVVATKQQQFSQELRAASKGEQTIDYTAGLYFFWQEADDDTINLYGRDATTWLTTANTPTAAVSTLPASVFDGLVSYARVVPATYSYAAYGQATWNISPSLRLTGGLRYTYEHKTGIYDAYATGDYAPLSSFAPAIQAQVAALRAAYAPAGSYTASKNTNNLSGTAIAAYDLSDDVHTYASYSRGYKSPGINLVRQTLGVDIFVKPEKVDNYELGIKTRLLGGKAEFNLALFWADVSNYQANFVNYAVTPAVGYISNVGKLRSRGVEVDARAQPLEGLTLGVAGTYNDAEYVSYTNAPSQYLYSYLPSQDLSGQRASGASKYAATGNFEYTRGLGTVDAYVGGDISYRSSFYAAVNLDPFSYVRGYTLVGLHGGVRAPDDRWEASLWVRNLFNKDYYNTLSVSASNGIVQGALGEPRMYGLTLKGRL